The DNA region CTCACTAGAACGGGAAACAAAAGACAAATTTTGGGTGGGTCACACAGCAAATATTTACATTATCTATAATCATCATCATATTCCATTTTCAGATATAAAAGGATGGCAAGCTGTAGTAAAAAGAGACAAGTCATCTCACTGAAACTCTTCTTACACAATTAGTAACTAATGCATCTTCCATTCATTCTGGTGTTGCAGCAAAATAgcatgtcatttatatttttcctaATAGTACTTGAACTGAATCTGTAAAAGATTAAGTTAGGTAATTTTCAACCTAATTATTAGACACTTGATGAATGCCATATAAGAAGCTACTGGGCGGTGGCACCACAGttcaagaaaacaaaatatgtaTATGACAGCTTAATTATTAGAAACTGAATGGAAAAACAGCACATCAAAACCTGTTGAGGACCTTATATTTGATTCTTTGGGACCCCTACTATATGATGAGCCCAACTCTCAAGCCAAtgcttaaatattatatatactgtTATCTGAAGATATTCAACGCAAATTAAGAAACTGATATTACACCAAGAGCATTTTAGGTTAAAAAACAATGACTTTTTCTCAGGAAATATAAATTAAGCAATAAAGACAGAGGACTGAATAAGATCGAGAAAGATTGGAAATAACATATACAATCAAAATGTTCCATTTTAGAACCATCATCAGTATGAGCACTGAATAATTTGGCTCTATCATTACCATTTAGGGTTAGACATATCGAGTATCAAAGATAGACATTGGAACGAATAAAAACTAACTAGTTGTAACAGTGATCAGAACTTATCAAAACAGTGCTCTTAACAATGGGAATTGATTGATCAATAAACAGGAAAAACTAGTAGTTTTATtgcaaaatttaatttattgaccTAGGTAAAATGTAATAGACAAGAAAGGAAGGCAATTACAGAGGGTGGGTATCCGATGAtctataataataagaaaatatgtattcaattcAATGTGCAGCAAGCATATCATTACTGAAGGCGTCATCGATGATAACGGAGGCAGGTGAATCTGTAGGCGGACTGGAGTTGTTGATAAAGAAGAAAGATCTAGCCGCCATTAGCTTCTTCCTCTGCGGAAATCTGGGACCGTTGATCCTTCCCGTGAAGCAGAGGAAATTAGCGTCGTCATTGGCCTCCGCGTGAAGATTTGGGATCCGATGCGGCGGCGATTGGATTCCGATCGAAGAGATCATGAGCTTGAAATCAATTCGGTGAGACGAGGACCTGGCGTTGATTCGAGAATCACGAAGCTTCGCAAGAGCTCCTGGCTTGAGGAATCTAAGGTATGTTTCGTGGGATTTCTTGGAAGATGATGGCGGCGTTGGGATGATGATCTTCATGGCCGCCGGTAaaagaaggatgatgaaaagAAGTGAGAAATTGGGGGTTTTAAGGAGAGATGCTGCTTGGCGGGAAGACACGGAATAATAGGTTTTGAGAGACAAAATATGTTTGAGGCGCCGTTTCCCTACAGACGCGCCCATTGCTTTTAGAGGGAACTCCGCAAATACtcaaatttgttaataaaaatatatatatatatatatatatataattttaatcaatttcaactattatttacatttttttattttactctacatattttttattactttattattttagtgaCAATATTTGAATAGAgtagattaaatgttttaaaattatttatttatataaaattttaaaatatatataataaattgaacAAAGGGAGGAGGCATGTTGTTTCCcttttttgtataatttttttaatttatatttattattttttcacgATATAAATTATAGATTTATTAGATTAAAGAGAAAAGATTGAAAAGTAgaatataataagttatatagattatatatattatataaatattataatatatttataaggaaactaatattataatataataataatattattataatttatataatattatgataatattttatttatattattttatattataacattaatcatattttttatttttaaataaataaaaagataaaatatttatttcttttataaatttataaatgatctcattgagttttttaattgaatcttcttttagaaaaaaaaaaaaaaaggttgcGTCACTTCTTCCGCCcatattcacttttttttttttttttttatttattggagAATTTAACGAAATGACCATAAGAAGGGATTCAAATGAGTTGGTGACCACCGCATAAAATTTATTGCGCTGGTGatcacttaatatttttttgacgaaaatgtCCCTGTCGCGATACGCAATTGGATGTCATGTGAAAAGTATTCAAtgtctttaatatttaatatattttctctcatttctcccattttttttttatttcttgttaTCTGTCTTCTCCTCATTCTCTCTAAAACCCTAAACGTCGAACAACCAGACGACCGAACCCCGACAATGAAATCATAGCGAAGGCAACCATGAATGAGTACAAGGATGTCTAGTTAGGGGTGTTCAACcgaccggttaaacggttccggttaagaccgattttgtcttttattttacaaaccggttaactggccgttaatggtatcggttttaccggttctGGTTCTACCGGTTTTAGTCGGTTCCTGTCAGTTAACCGGGTTTAACAgaaaccgataattcaattttttaaattaattaataaattttgaaatttaaattattatttggacTTTCCTATTATATTATTCTCCATCCTTTCTtgtctatattataatatattatattattattataatatattttattgacatatttagaaatatgttataatatattattttattttaacaatataatatattttatagctattttgtttaactattttgattttgttgactTATAATTCTAAGTTATTGtatcgttataaaaataattttatatattttaatgaaattattactgtttgtttttaatttatttttgtaattttttttatataaattatagtgtttttaagaaataattcaataaaaattataatttaaaattttaaaataaaaaagatttatagattattaaatattatttataaaataactagtacaaattaaaaaatataaaaatatataattaaattattaccggtcggttaaaccgttagaaaaataggtaaaccgaaaaccgaaccgtttaaccggtaaaaaaccgGTTAACCAAAACCGctaaccaataaaccgttaaaatgaaaccggttaactatcggttcAGTTAAGTTACCgcttttccattttttttaacagCCCTATGTCCGGTACTGATATGCTTCTTTATCCTTCGCTCATTGTTGTTTATTTCTTGTTTGAACGCATAGTAgggtttagtttttttttttaattgccTTGATTGAATTCAGATGTGGATGGAGTCCCTGTTGATGATGTTGGATGCGGTGGTGCGGTCTCATGTTAATTCGCCTTGCGGAGCGGGCGCGATTATTGATTAATTGATAGTTATCGATTGTGTATCGcgattgcgtctcgcgaatgtcTATAAGAGTTTTTCTATAAGTTTGGACTATGATTTGTTTTGATCTATCTTGTTGTTTAGGCGATCGAAATGAGTAAGAATGATGGTGAAAGAATTGTATTTGTAACACTGTTGGGACAACTTGTTTTATTCTCTTGTTAAAAAAGTTCTTGTATTAAGTCGTCGACAttctagtttatttatatatcatataaaatatgaagagaagagaaaagccatgaagagaagagaaaagCGCTCATCATCTCCATCTTAGGGTTTAAGGCGGAGAAGTGAtgggaagaaaaaaatgaaaaaattgtttttttttataaggggGTTGCGAGACGCATGCGTATTGCCTCTCGCGAAAGAGTAAAATGGTCTTCAATCAGGATAAATGACCTTCAGTGCGATGTTTTTACCCATAGGAGAATTGCAGTTTTGTCAGGAGCCACGGAGTAATTAAGGACAATGATagtcaagatcaaacaagatcaAGAATGTTGTTACATTCACTTGGGCTTGGGGTCGAActaaaaattaactatttataattatgagaAATCTTACTTATTATTCAAAACAATACGCTCTTTACAAAGAAAGAAAGACAATTAAGAATCGGAACCTTTTTTAATCAGTAAAAGCAAAGTTAGTAAGTAAAACATGTTACACAACAACATATAATCTCGGCAGATGCAAGATTATATCCtcctatctatctatctatcataTACAAGAAGAAAGGACTAAAATTCATCGTGCAAcattactactactactactacttaACGCATCATCATCCTCGGAGGAATCAACAGGTGAATCTGTGGGCGGCGGACTGGTAAAGAAGAAAGATCTACCCGCCATTAACTTCTTCCTCTGCGGAAATCTAGGACCGTTGTTCATCCTTCCCGTGAAGCAGAGGACACTACCATCGTCATTGGCCTCCGCCGGGGGCGATTGCACCATTCCATTGatgggaggaggaggaggagagatCTCGATCTTCTTCAATTCATTACGCTGAGACGACATCATTGCGCTGATTCGAGAATCACGAATCTTCGCAAGAGCTCCTGGCTTAAGGTATCTAAGGTATGTTGTTTTTTCCGAGGATTTATTCttcttggaagaagaagaagatgatgattgCGTTGGTGTTGTTGTTGGGATCTTCATGGCCGGTTGttaataaaaaacttttatgaataatatatgAAGATAAGATTGGACAATTGAGAAAAATGGGGTTTTAAGGACGAGGCACTGCTTGGCGGGAAGACACACTTCCTTATGAATAGGTTTCAGACACAAAAATATATGTCCGTTGAGGACCCCCCCGTTTCCTTATAACCAATTCCTCATGTAactgatatttaaaaaaataacatttgttcatattaattaatttcaatacatataaaaatatttaaattgcaAAGTCAATCAATTCTAACAAAAAGTTGCACACCAATGTCACGTTCAATGGGGTCACTATTAATTGGTCTTTGGGGACAATTTTATGTGTTAGTGAATTGTGATTTGTGATACAAGACACgccttaatttgattttatacaATTCttccaattaaataaataaataaagagatcTTAATTATTGGATATGGTGTTACTAATTAGACCATTTCACACCGGAGGAGGACGTCTCTCCATGATATAAACTCATTCTTTGCACGTCTGTCTCaacaatgttttaaaaatactaAACAGCACTCGTTAAGTTCTTCCCTGCAAATGCAATTGTCAACAACtatcatcatttttttcattcCTGCAACTAATTAACAAGATCAGCCCAGGCCTCTCTAACAATTACTGATCATACCTCCTCTCACTTGTTCCTTTTCAAATGATATTTGTTAATCTTGGCTGATCTTTCTAAATTTGACAGGCTTTTAAAGATAACTCCGCCCCCCAAAAGCTGATCATGGTTCATACAATTGAAGTAGGTGACACAGGAAGAGTAAGCGATCTCATGACTCTTGAACTAGACTCCACAAATCCACCAACCAAGAAAAGGTCCATCCAAACTGGCGTCTCGGTTTATTGCGGTACAACAAAAAAAAAGCTTCATGTTACTAGACCATCCTCCTCATCCTCAGCATATAGAACAAGTAGAAAGACGGGAAGCACCCACATGAATAGGAAGATTTCCCGTGTCAATGTTCCCATGCTCAGCTCTGAAGACATTTCTGCAGATAATACTCCGGTCAGAGGATCATCTCGTATAGTTGAAATAGTCGACCTGAAATGTGGAAAACCTGAGGGAACGTGGCCTGTCCGAATCACTACACGACTCAAGAAACTGGGCTTCACAAAACTGACGTCTTCTAAATCTGGCAAATAAGTTATTAGTCTCTTTgtattaatgtttgtttttgtttgtttatttgacTGTTCAATAGTTATAGACATGATATGATATACAATTTAATCGAAATGTATTGCTAATGAATTGGAAATAGGATGTATGTTTCTTCATCAATTTTACAAAATGGATACTGTTAACAAAAAGGCAAACAAAAACATCACTTCTTTTTCCCAGCTTTACCCTCTTTTCTTCTAATGATTTCATCAGCATACTTGACTCCCTTACCCTTGTATGGTTCAGGCGGCCTCCATTTTCTGATGGAAGCTGCAAATTCGCCAATGACGCTCTTATCATACCCGCTCACCACTATTCTAGTGTTTTCCTCCACCTTCACCTGCAGGCCATCTGGGATTTCCATCCTAACCGGATGAGAGAAACCCAGATTCAAAACCAAGTCTTTTCCTTCAAGTATGGCACGGTACCCAACACCCACTAGTTGGAGCCGTTTATCAAATCCTTTAGAGACACCCACCACCACGTTGTCAGTCAGAGTCCTGATAAAAATAACAAACCAAATTTCAATAACAATTCAGTAATGAAGAGAATAGTTCTCATTTCCATCAAGTACCTCTACCTGAACAAGCCATGCATTTGGTTGGCCCTTCTGGTTTCCAGTGCCTTTCTGACTCTAAGTTCCCCGGATTCCTCTTTCTCAACCTTAACTTCACGCGGATAAGTGATTGAAAGCTGGCCAAGAGGACCCTTTACACTCAAACCCTGTCCTTCCAATAAAATTGTCACATTGGATGGGATACCAATTGGTTGCTTTCCAATTCTAGATTCTTTACACTCAATATTGCTCTTCTTTGTGAAACCAACACGAATTGCAGCAGGTCTAGCAGAAATACAAATTCTGCTCCTCTCACTCCAAAAGGAAGAGTTCAAGTTGCTGACAATTAGAAGAAAATCAACGTAAATGGAAAACCAACCAACTCCCATTTtctcattcacatatatattcatctGGAAGACCAATTAGACACCATTTGGAAAACATACACATTGACATAGCTGCAACCCCAAATTGCAGCTTCCATATTGGAATTAAATCtcacaattaaaacaacaaattaagAAGCAGATTTCCATACATCAACATATTAAACCGTAGCATAAAGCCCTAAAATTTGAGTCATTTCTTGATATTGACTATACAGTAGGAGGAGAAGTCTTACGCAGTCTGAAAGGAAGTAGAAGCCATGGGAATCAGCTTTGTGGCTTGCGCCGATGGTTGGATCGGAATGGTGGGATTGTGCAAGAAAGGCGGACGAGGCCTCAGCTTCGGCTtccacttttttttctttttttttttaacttagaaaATGAAGACCTATCTAATTACAACGGACAACGGGaccgggaaatttgatgaaatggcccccataacaggggaaattccaaaaagggcccccgcctactaaagttggcaaaaagggcccttttgccccgcgaaatgtcggaaataccccttcggcgccatttcttacgctcaaagacgcgaattaccaatcacgcgattcatctaaatcgcgtgagttcatcaccgcgatttagatgaaacgcgtgattagtaattcgcgtttttaaatgtacgcgatttaccatgcacgcgatttaatctaaatcgcggtgatgaactcacgcgatttagattaaatcgcgtccatggtaaatcgcgtctttagtcgtatatataatatttcggccctaatttaaatcaaaaccaccccgattctccctcccactccgacttccaaaaccacgtcttctcaactgccgacttccttcaacatcgatcaagatcatcgttcctcaacatcgttcctcgtccaacatcttcgactttccaccgtctattcgacatcatcgtctttCCACCGTCTTTTTGACATATTCCggtgagtttagggcttaaTAGTTAGGGTTAGGTGTTGATGTGTATTATtccgtttatattgatttatattgatgtatttagggtttagggtttggttctggtttcgtttatgtgtgtaaatgcttttagggtatatgacgagtattgtatcagtgttcttattctgcatgcatgcatttcacgcttattcattcatttctcgtttaagaaatgacatttccgtttttgttatgtgcttgtgaagaaatggtatttagggttagggtttaacttttgctgctttactgcaccttaatagaATGGCAATGAGACAGGTTTCGTGTTTGTTATGTGCTtctgaagaaatggtatttagggttagggtttaacttttgctgctttactgcaccttattagaatgccaatgagacaggtttcgatgttatattaagaaatttagtCAACACGTGCTCCTAATTTGCCGTGCTGAATCAAAAGCCATAAATGATCCACACTGTATGTTCACTTTCTTGGACCATATTGCACTTGCTAtaggaagcaaatatatctttcacttttaccttgattgaatgcatttctaaaagttgatcaagtgttaatatgtttaattggaGGCTGCATCTAGATGAGTGTTCTTATATTGAATACATTGATTGTAAAATCCTTTTTGATGAGTGGATGACTCGGGAATATATATGTGCATCTATACACTAGATGCTATGATTGAACTGGACCAAACTATTTTCTGTCATGATTTATTCTgttccatttttgttgttggtcttactatttaattaaatacttattttgttttgctaatTATCATGGTGATCCCATCttcttccttgttttgtagatggagtccactacaatacccgagtttgctgggagggtatcctggaaaaccaatatgggaaatattgctgccaagtttgccaagatgaatctaactgaaagggtagaggaaacccaattcagattcttattcaaagggcacccgttactgcgtttctcaggaatgattatacaccacatgctcctcaggaagtccaactcaaattctatggagatgaagttccttgtgaatggagaagagctgtgcttcgggatgagggagtttgcattggttacaggtctcaattttgggagattccctaatgagcaaacaattttcaaccaggttgaagaatctccaactttggttcttaaatattttaaacgtattccacttattagaatagcagaccttcattcaaaattcctgtcctgctctgatagggaagatgcatggaaattggggctggtataccttgtttcccattatctctttgcccttgacccgaggaggataataaatatgaaactcttcagcatggtcgatgacatcgacaccttcctcaattttccatggggaaaggtggcctttagagcaaccatgaagggtttgagcagagaccttgatcgctacaggacgctgtatctgcagaagaaggatgccgcctcggggaagaagaagaacaaagacaaagaaaaagatgtcgatgtttcttataccgtatatgggttcgcactagccttacaagtgtggacttatgaggtgatccaaacttttgtccccaatcttgcaattaaaacgacGCTTCAAACTGAAGATCCTGTCTGCCCAAgaataatacagtacaaatcaaagaggaagagcactgcctctgatcttcaaactgccctgcaaggcacgattgttaagcaaatggaattgtctgaagaagagaagatcttatatgctggggatgactttgaagatatgggaggtaatgtttatgatgtcttttttgatcttgactgcagaaagaggaaatttggagatattgacgatggagttcctcataaaaaaactgtcatgaggaagaaaaggcAAATTACTCCAGCCAAAGCCATAACttccacaagaagaagaacccgcaaccctacccccagcaccagcaccagcagctcttattcagtcgagagcgccacgagtagaaaagacgaagaagaagaagaagacgaagacgaagaatcctctcccccaactccaacagcaacaactccccacgatagatgtagattggatcaactttcgaaggagctaaatgaattcaaaactgtaATGAGAAAGGAACTGACtctcttcaaaactgaaatgagaaatgaaataaggctcatcaaaaccgaaatgagagatgacataattctcattaaagGGATGTTAAAGCAACTACAGCAAGGGGAGAATGATGTGGTGAACACTGAGGACAATGATGtggtgattttggagaaagacaatgctgtgcttgtggaggagaatgaagttgaggtatgtatttcttgtatttccttgaatttggataattggtgcatttcttgcatttcgactaattgcacaggcttttctgtttattgtaggatggacaagaggaagacaatgatgtgctgattttggagaaagacaatgttgggcttgtggaggataatgaagttgaggtatgtatttcttgcatttccttgcatttgtataattggtgcatttcttgcatttcgacttattgaaggcttttctgtttattgtaggatggacaggaggaagacaatgttgggcttgtggagaaaaaaattgttgaggaggacaatgaaaacgaagagaagacagttgaagatggtgttaaaaatactgaggtatgcatttcttgcatttggtgcaattcgcgcacttttcctaattcttgcatttggactaattgaagggcttttctgtttattgtaggatggacaggaaaaAGACATTGTTGGTCTCTTGGAGAAAACCACTGTTGGGGAGGGGGAGGACAATGGCAATGAAGagcagacagttgaagatggtgaaaaaaatttcgaggtatgcatttcttgcatttggtgcaattcgcgcacttttcctaattctttcatttggactaattgaagggcttttctgtttattgtaggatggacaggaaaaAGACATTGTTGGTCTCTTGGAGAAGAACACTGTTGGGGAgggggaggacaatgaaaatgaagagcagacagttgaagatgtggaagaaaatttcgaggtatgcatttcatgcatttggtgcaattcgcgcactttgcctatttcttgcctttggactaattgaatggcttttctggtttttgtaggatgggcttttgttggaaatggagaagatagttgaagatggggaacacaatactgaggtatgcatttcatgcatttggtgcaattcgcgcactttgcctatttcttgcctttggactaattgaatggcttttctggtttttgtaggatgggcttttgttggaaatggagaagatagttgaagatggggaacacaatactgaggtatgcatttcatgcatttggtgcaattcgcgcactttgcctatttcttgccttttgactaattgaatggcttttctggtttttgtaggatgggcttttgttggaaatggagaagatagttgaagatggggaacacaatactgaggtatgcatttcatgcatttggtgcaattcgcgcactttgcctatttcttgcctttggactaattgaatggcttttctggtttttgtaggatgggattttgttggaaatggagaagatagttgaagatggggaacacaatactgaggtatgcatttcatgcatttggtgcaattcgcgcactttgcctatttcttgccttttgactaattgaatggcttttctggtttttgtaggatgggcttttgttggaaatggagaagatagttgaagatggggaacacaatactgaggtatgcatttcatgcatttggtgcaattcgcgcactttgcctatttcttgcctttggactaattgaatggcttttctggtttttgtaggatgggattttgttggaaatggagaagacagttgaagatggggaacacaatactgaggtatgcatttggtgcaattcgcgcactttacctatttcttgcctttggactaattgaagggcttttctggtttttgtaggatgggcttttgttggaaattgagaagacagttgaagttGGTTGTCACAATACTGAGGTACTCGTTCATGCATTTCCGAGGAATTTACTCTGACAGCACGcagtctccacttgcaattcttatccaaacatttcacaacccaaagttctttttttgacttcaacactttgaattcaaaatgattagtcatggcatatttatataacctcagctgaagttcttttttattctcaaacaaagaaccgacttccaatccgattccggtacttactgcctcatgtaaaggattttcactacttggtatgctactagcaacccattcactgcagcttggttgagtacgaacaacaacattgttttgttgtgtactaggaacccaagaaccgcttggatttggattggtactaggaacccaatcagaactactaggttgggtaataggaacccaatcatcatcagcatcatcccccacattcagacgcaaatgttcatcttcaatgtcattttcaaagaaaacctcacgctgcatcgggaagacgtcggggtcatcaatttctggaa from Impatiens glandulifera chromosome 5, dImpGla2.1, whole genome shotgun sequence includes:
- the LOC124940367 gene encoding uncharacterized protein LOC124940367 is translated as MVHTIEVGDTGRVSDLMTLELDSTNPPTKKRSIQTGVSVYCGTTKKKLHVTRPSSSSSAYRTSRKTGSTHMNRKISRVNVPMLSSEDISADNTPVRGSSRIVEIVDLKCGKPEGTWPVRITTRLKKLGFTKLTSSKSGK
- the LOC124940741 gene encoding uncharacterized protein LOC124940741; this encodes MKIIIPTPPSSSKKSHETYLRFLKPGALAKLRDSRINARSSSHRIDFKLMISSIGIQSPPHRIPNLHAEANDDANFLCFTGRINGPRFPQRKKLMAARSFFFINNSSPPTDSPASVIIDDAFSNDMLAAH
- the LOC124939725 gene encoding uncharacterized protein LOC124939725 — its product is MKIPTTTPTQSSSSSSSKKNKSSEKTTYLRYLKPGALAKIRDSRISAMMSSQRNELKKIEISPPPPPINGMVQSPPAEANDDGSVLCFTGRMNNGPRFPQRKKLMAGRSFFFTSPPPTDSPVDSSEDDDALSSSSSSNVAR
- the LOC124940366 gene encoding 50S ribosomal protein L6, chloroplastic-like is translated as MASTSFQTANLNSSFWSERSRICISARPAAIRVGFTKKSNIECKESRIGKQPIGIPSNVTILLEGQGLSVKGPLGQLSITYPREVKVEKEESGELRVRKALETRRANQMHGLFRTLTDNVVVGVSKGFDKRLQLVGVGYRAILEGKDLVLNLGFSHPVRMEIPDGLQVKVEENTRIVVSGYDKSVIGEFAASIRKWRPPEPYKGKGVKYADEIIRRKEGKAGKKK